From one Streptomyces sp. SCSIO 30461 genomic stretch:
- a CDS encoding TerD family protein encodes MGVTLAKGGHVSLSKAAPNLTQVLVGLGWDARSTTGAPFDLDASALLCQAGRVLGDEWFVFYNNLRSPEGSVEHTGDNLTGEGDGDDESLTVDLSRVPAHCDKIVFPVSIHDADNRGQTFGQVSNAFIRVVNQADGVELARYDLSEDASSETAMIFGELYRYGGEWKFRAVGQGYASGLRGIALDFGVNVS; translated from the coding sequence ATGGGCGTCACGCTCGCCAAGGGAGGCCATGTCTCCCTCTCCAAGGCCGCACCCAACCTCACCCAGGTCCTGGTCGGACTCGGCTGGGACGCACGCTCCACCACCGGAGCCCCGTTCGACCTCGACGCAAGCGCGCTGCTCTGCCAGGCGGGCCGCGTACTCGGAGACGAGTGGTTCGTTTTCTACAACAATCTGAGAAGCCCAGAGGGCTCCGTCGAGCACACCGGTGACAACCTCACCGGCGAAGGTGACGGCGACGACGAGTCGCTGACCGTCGACCTCTCCCGGGTGCCCGCCCACTGCGACAAGATCGTCTTTCCGGTCTCCATCCATGACGCGGACAACCGCGGTCAGACCTTCGGCCAGGTCAGCAATGCCTTCATCCGCGTGGTCAACCAAGCGGACGGCGTTGAGCTGGCCCGCTACGACCTCAGTGAGGACGCCTCCAGTGAGACGGCGATGATCTTCGGCGAGCTCTACCGGTACGGGGGCGAGTGGAAGTTCCGTGCCGTGGGGCAGGGGTACGCGTCGGGGCTTCGGGGCATCGCTCTAGACTTCGGGGTCAACGTTTCGTAA
- a CDS encoding TerD family protein, with product MGVSLSKGGNVSLTKAAPNLTAVTVGLGWDVRTTTGTDFDLDASALLTNAEGKVGLDGNFVFFNNLKSPDGSVEHTGDNLTGEGEGDDEQIKVNLASVPADVAKIVFPVSIYDAESRQQSFGQVRNAFIRVVNQADGVELARYDLSEDASTETAMVFGELYRNGAEWKFRAIGQGYASGLRGIAQDFGVNV from the coding sequence GTGGGAGTCAGCCTCAGCAAGGGCGGCAACGTCTCGCTGACCAAGGCCGCCCCCAACCTGACGGCGGTCACCGTCGGTCTGGGCTGGGACGTCCGCACCACCACCGGTACCGACTTCGACCTCGACGCCAGCGCCCTGCTGACGAATGCCGAGGGCAAGGTCGGCCTCGACGGGAACTTCGTCTTCTTCAACAATCTCAAGAGCCCCGACGGCTCCGTCGAGCACACCGGTGACAACCTCACCGGTGAGGGCGAGGGAGACGACGAGCAGATCAAGGTGAACCTCGCGTCCGTTCCGGCCGATGTCGCCAAGATCGTGTTCCCGGTCTCCATCTACGACGCCGAGAGCCGCCAGCAGTCCTTCGGCCAGGTGCGCAACGCGTTCATCCGCGTGGTGAACCAGGCGGACGGCGTGGAGCTCGCCCGTTACGACCTGAGCGAGGACGCGTCCACCGAGACCGCCATGGTCTTCGGTGAGCTGTACCGCAACGGCGCCGAGTGGAAGTTCCGCGCCATCGGGCAGGGCTACGCCTCGGGCCTGCGTGGCATCGCGCAGGACTTCGGCGTCAACGTCTGA
- a CDS encoding peroxiredoxin — protein MAIEVGSEAPDFTLKDNHGRTVALARFRGEKNVVLVFYPFAFTGVCTGELAALRDRMPLFVNDDTQLLAASTDSVHTLRVFAEQEGIEFPLLSDFWPHGETARAYGVFAEDKGCAVRGTFVIDKAGTVRWSVVNDLPDARDLDDYVKALDAL, from the coding sequence ATGGCGATCGAGGTCGGCAGTGAGGCCCCGGACTTCACGCTCAAGGACAACCACGGGCGCACCGTGGCACTGGCGCGGTTCCGCGGGGAGAAGAACGTGGTCCTGGTGTTCTATCCGTTCGCCTTCACCGGGGTGTGCACGGGCGAGCTCGCCGCGTTGCGCGACCGAATGCCGCTGTTCGTCAACGACGACACGCAGCTGCTCGCCGCCTCCACCGATTCGGTGCACACCCTTCGGGTGTTCGCCGAGCAGGAGGGCATCGAGTTCCCGCTGCTCTCCGACTTCTGGCCGCACGGCGAGACGGCCCGGGCCTACGGTGTCTTCGCCGAGGACAAGGGCTGCGCCGTACGCGGCACCTTCGTCATCGACAAGGCGGGCACGGTGCGCTGGAGCGTGGTCAACGACCTGCCCGACGCCCGGGACCTCGACGACTACGTCAAGGCGCTCGACGCGCTCTGA
- a CDS encoding DUF3052 domain-containing protein, with translation MSATADHAEERTNPAAKLGFEPGQVVQEIGYDDDVEQELREAIETVTGQELADEDYDDVADVVLLWFRDEDGDLTDALVDAIGLVDDGGTVWLMTPKTGRDGYVEPSDINEAAQTAGLSQTKSINAGKDWTGSKLVTPKAAKSKR, from the coding sequence GTGAGCGCGACCGCGGACCACGCGGAGGAGCGGACCAACCCGGCAGCGAAGCTGGGGTTCGAGCCCGGACAGGTGGTCCAGGAGATCGGCTACGACGATGACGTCGAGCAGGAGCTCCGTGAGGCCATCGAGACCGTCACCGGCCAGGAACTGGCCGACGAGGACTACGACGACGTGGCGGACGTCGTCCTGCTGTGGTTCCGCGACGAGGACGGTGACCTCACGGACGCACTGGTGGACGCCATCGGCCTGGTCGATGACGGCGGTACGGTCTGGCTGATGACGCCGAAGACCGGCCGTGACGGCTATGTCGAGCCCAGCGACATCAACGAGGCCGCCCAGACCGCGGGTCTTTCCCAGACCAAGAGCATCAACGCGGGCAAGGACTGGACCGGCAGCAAGCTGGTCACGCCCAAGGCGGCGAAGTCCAAGCGCTGA
- the aceE gene encoding pyruvate dehydrogenase (acetyl-transferring), homodimeric type, protein MASGSDRNPIIIGGLPSQVPDFDPEETREWLDSLDAAVDQRGRERARYLMLRLIERAREKRVAVPEMRSTDYVNTIATKDEPFFPGNEEIERKILNATRWNAAVMVSRAQRPGIGVGGHIATFASSASLYDVGFNHFFRGKDEGDGGDQIFFQGHASPGIYARAFLLDRLNETQLDAFRQEKSKYPNGLSSYPHPRLMPDFWEFPTVSMGLGPLGAIYQARMNRYMEARGIADTSRSHVWAFLGDGEMDEPESLGQLSLAAREGLDNLTFVVNCNLQRLDGPVRGNGKIIQELESIFRGAGWNVIKLIWDRTWDPLLAQDRDGVLVNKLNTTPDGQFQTYATETGDYIRRHFFGDDHRLRAMIANMTDAQILHLGRGGHDHKKIFAAYSAARAHKGQPTVILAQTVKGWTLGPNFEGRNATHQMKKLTVDDLKGFRDRLHLPITDAQLESGLPPYYHPGRDSEEIQYMHDRRQGLGGYVPTRVVRSEPLALPDDSAYAAVKKGSGQQSIATTMAFVRLLKDLMRDKEIGKRFVLIAPDEYRTFGMDSFFPSAKIYNPLGQQYEAVDRELLLAYKESPTGQMLHDGISEAGCTASLIAAGSAYATHGEPLIPVYVFYSMFGFQRTGDQFWQMADQLARGFVLGATAGRTTLTGEGLQHADGHSQLLASTNPGCVAYDPAFGFEIAHIVRDGLRRMYGSDAEHPHGEDVFYYLTVYNEPIQHPAEPADVDVDGILSGIHRFKQGEAGQIPAQIMASGVAVPWALEAQRILADEWNVRADVWSATSWNELRREAVAVEEHNLLHPEEEQRVPYVTRKLTAAEGPFVAVSDWMRSVPDQIARWVPGRYTSLGADGFGFADTRGAARRYFHIDAQSIVLAVLTELARDGKVDRSVLKQAVDRYQLLDVAAADPGSAGGDA, encoded by the coding sequence GTGGCTTCCGGATCCGATCGCAACCCGATCATCATTGGCGGCCTGCCGAGCCAGGTCCCGGATTTCGATCCGGAGGAGACCCGGGAGTGGCTCGACTCCCTGGACGCCGCCGTCGACCAGCGCGGCCGGGAACGGGCCCGCTATCTCATGCTGCGCCTGATCGAGCGGGCTCGCGAGAAGCGCGTGGCCGTGCCCGAGATGCGCAGCACGGACTACGTGAACACCATCGCCACCAAGGACGAGCCGTTCTTCCCCGGCAACGAGGAGATCGAACGCAAGATCCTCAACGCGACCCGCTGGAACGCCGCGGTCATGGTGTCCCGCGCCCAGCGGCCTGGCATCGGCGTCGGCGGCCACATCGCGACCTTCGCCTCCTCCGCCTCGCTCTACGACGTCGGCTTCAACCACTTCTTCCGCGGCAAGGACGAGGGCGACGGCGGCGACCAGATCTTCTTCCAGGGCCACGCCTCGCCCGGGATCTACGCACGCGCCTTTCTGCTGGACCGACTGAACGAGACCCAGCTCGACGCCTTCCGCCAGGAGAAGTCGAAGTACCCGAACGGGCTGTCCTCCTACCCTCATCCGCGGCTGATGCCGGACTTCTGGGAGTTCCCGACCGTGTCGATGGGCCTCGGCCCACTCGGCGCGATCTACCAGGCGCGGATGAACCGCTACATGGAGGCCCGCGGGATCGCGGACACCTCCAGGTCGCATGTCTGGGCCTTCCTCGGCGACGGCGAGATGGACGAGCCCGAGTCGCTGGGCCAGCTGTCCCTGGCCGCCCGCGAGGGTCTGGACAACCTGACCTTCGTGGTCAACTGCAACCTCCAGCGGCTCGACGGCCCGGTGCGCGGAAACGGCAAGATCATCCAGGAGCTGGAGTCGATCTTCCGCGGTGCCGGCTGGAACGTGATCAAGCTGATCTGGGACCGCACCTGGGACCCGCTTCTGGCCCAGGACCGGGACGGCGTGCTGGTGAACAAGCTGAACACCACGCCTGACGGCCAGTTCCAGACGTATGCCACCGAGACCGGCGACTACATCCGCCGGCACTTCTTCGGCGACGACCACCGGCTGCGAGCCATGATCGCGAACATGACCGACGCCCAGATCCTGCACCTGGGGCGCGGCGGTCACGACCACAAGAAGATCTTCGCCGCCTACTCCGCCGCACGCGCCCACAAGGGCCAGCCGACCGTGATCCTCGCCCAGACCGTCAAGGGCTGGACACTCGGACCGAACTTCGAGGGCCGCAACGCGACCCACCAGATGAAGAAGCTGACGGTCGACGACCTGAAGGGCTTCCGCGACCGGCTGCACCTGCCGATCACGGACGCGCAGTTGGAGAGCGGCCTGCCGCCGTACTACCACCCGGGCCGCGACTCGGAGGAGATCCAGTACATGCACGACCGCCGCCAGGGCCTGGGCGGATACGTCCCGACCCGGGTCGTGCGGTCGGAGCCGCTGGCCCTGCCTGACGACTCGGCGTACGCGGCGGTGAAGAAGGGCTCGGGCCAGCAGTCGATCGCCACCACGATGGCGTTCGTCCGACTGCTGAAGGACCTGATGCGGGACAAGGAGATCGGCAAGCGGTTCGTGCTGATCGCCCCGGACGAGTACCGCACCTTCGGTATGGACTCCTTCTTCCCGAGCGCCAAGATCTACAACCCGCTCGGGCAGCAGTACGAGGCCGTGGACCGCGAGCTGCTGCTCGCGTACAAGGAGTCGCCGACCGGCCAGATGCTGCACGACGGCATCTCGGAAGCGGGCTGCACGGCCTCCCTGATCGCCGCGGGTTCCGCCTATGCCACACACGGCGAGCCGCTGATCCCGGTCTATGTCTTCTACTCGATGTTCGGTTTCCAGCGCACCGGCGACCAGTTCTGGCAGATGGCCGACCAGCTCGCGCGCGGCTTCGTCCTGGGCGCGACCGCCGGCCGGACCACCCTGACCGGAGAAGGCCTCCAGCACGCCGACGGCCACTCCCAGCTGCTGGCCTCGACCAACCCGGGCTGCGTGGCCTACGACCCTGCCTTCGGCTTCGAGATCGCCCACATCGTCAGGGACGGTCTGCGCCGGATGTACGGCTCCGACGCCGAACACCCGCACGGTGAGGACGTCTTCTACTACCTGACGGTCTACAACGAGCCGATCCAGCACCCGGCCGAGCCCGCAGATGTCGATGTGGACGGCATCCTCAGCGGCATCCACCGCTTCAAGCAGGGCGAGGCAGGCCAGATCCCGGCACAGATCATGGCGTCCGGTGTCGCGGTGCCGTGGGCCCTGGAGGCGCAGCGGATCCTCGCCGACGAGTGGAACGTACGGGCCGACGTATGGTCCGCGACCTCCTGGAACGAACTGCGGCGGGAGGCCGTGGCAGTGGAGGAGCACAATCTGCTTCACCCGGAGGAGGAGCAGCGCGTCCCGTATGTGACGCGGAAGCTCACTGCCGCCGAGGGCCCGTTCGTGGCCGTGTCGGACTGGATGCGCTCGGTGCCGGACCAGATCGCCCGCTGGGTGCCGGGCCGCTACACCTCGCTGGGCGCGGATGGGTTCGGTTTCGCGGACACCCGCGGTGCCGCCCGCCGCTACTTCCACATCGACGCCCAGTCGATTGTGCTGGCGGTGCTGACCGAGCTTGCCAGGGACGGCAAGGTGGACCGCTCGGTGCTCAAGCAGGCCGTGGACCGCTACCAGCTGCTCGATGTGGCGGCGGCCGACCCGGGCTCGGCCGGCGGCGACGCATAG
- a CDS encoding potassium channel family protein, whose amino-acid sequence MKERSAQLRWEAHTQNPLLGLALAFGLAYAVPIVAPDARPWVHQLCETVEWVVWGTFACDYVVRLALAPRKWNFVRKHPLDLLSVLLPLVQPLRLLRMVATLMLVGRRARMATQITLTTYVAGAVIGLLMFGSLAVLHVERTAPNGNIKTLGDAVWWSFTTMTTVGYGDHAPTTGMGRVLAVGLMLSGIALLGVVTANIAAWFIARFERDDAEERRQTALLEALTLEVGQLRAEVARLSGATGARTGTVEVNAARQVDAALPTQATDALHPAQSAPERNPASGTPHEPGRI is encoded by the coding sequence ATGAAGGAACGATCGGCGCAGCTACGCTGGGAAGCACACACGCAGAACCCCCTGCTGGGTCTAGCGCTGGCGTTCGGGCTGGCGTACGCGGTGCCGATCGTGGCACCGGACGCCCGGCCTTGGGTGCACCAGCTCTGTGAGACGGTGGAGTGGGTGGTGTGGGGCACCTTCGCCTGCGACTACGTCGTACGGCTGGCACTCGCACCCCGTAAATGGAACTTCGTCCGCAAGCACCCCCTCGACCTGCTTTCCGTACTGCTGCCGCTGGTGCAGCCGCTGCGACTGCTGCGCATGGTCGCAACGCTGATGCTGGTCGGCCGGCGCGCCAGGATGGCGACGCAGATCACGCTGACCACCTATGTGGCGGGCGCTGTGATCGGCCTGCTGATGTTCGGTTCGCTCGCGGTGCTGCACGTCGAGCGGACCGCGCCGAACGGGAACATCAAGACGCTCGGCGACGCCGTGTGGTGGTCGTTCACGACGATGACGACCGTCGGCTACGGCGACCACGCACCGACCACCGGTATGGGCCGGGTACTGGCGGTGGGTCTGATGCTGTCCGGTATCGCCCTCCTGGGTGTGGTCACGGCCAACATCGCCGCATGGTTCATCGCCCGCTTCGAACGAGACGACGCGGAGGAGCGCCGTCAGACGGCCCTGCTTGAGGCACTGACCCTGGAGGTCGGTCAGCTGCGGGCGGAAGTGGCGCGGCTGTCCGGGGCGACGGGGGCGAGGACGGGGACGGTGGAGGTGAACGCGGCAAGGCAGGTGGACGCCGCACTCCCCACGCAGGCGACGGACGCGCTGCACCCTGCGCAGTCGGCACCCGAACGGAATCCCGCCTCTGGGACACCCCACGAACCAGGCCGCATCTGA
- a CDS encoding peptidase inhibitor family I36 protein — protein sequence MRTTLPAALTLLAVFTVLAAAAPAAPAAPAAPAAPEVPGSAGSAATDRVPLGPCAAGELCLWERPDFTGPRQVYELSGLDIESCATLPVGTTALALANRTGRPVTTYQSAECAETGEFETYPGGGTWVPQSPYRVRAFKVWET from the coding sequence ATGCGTACGACACTTCCCGCCGCCCTCACACTGCTTGCTGTCTTCACCGTGCTCGCTGCCGCGGCACCCGCGGCACCCGCGGCACCCGCGGCACCCGCGGCACCCGAGGTGCCGGGCTCGGCCGGGTCGGCCGCGACCGACCGGGTGCCGCTGGGTCCCTGCGCCGCGGGTGAGCTCTGCCTCTGGGAGAGACCGGATTTCACCGGGCCCCGGCAGGTGTACGAGCTGTCCGGTCTCGATATCGAGTCATGCGCCACGCTGCCCGTCGGCACCACGGCGCTGGCTCTCGCAAACCGCACCGGACGGCCCGTCACCACCTACCAGTCGGCGGAGTGCGCCGAGACGGGCGAGTTCGAGACCTATCCGGGCGGTGGCACCTGGGTGCCGCAGTCCCCCTACCGGGTGCGGGCGTTCAAGGTGTGGGAGACGTAG
- a CDS encoding alpha/beta hydrolase: MTPLDSTPPLNVWRALLALAVVFVLLATTGWTAVRDQPGPGEPRDIALAAWAKDRIRSRALPDANATPERLARFFASTDMRSAREIADRHPLIVGNLDGAPVTLRYRANRTALTEALRVEESRTHDARLSAEGRGEARRRMHRFTSLLQPGRQILAFDPSGKGRVAEVFGDLERAQRVSVVVPGVDTNLLTFERTNRKYTAPVGMAQSLYEAERTASPTTRTAVIAWADYSAPTGVGLDASTGRLAATGADRLVALTRSLPGTARVSLFCHSYGSVVCGVAASELPRRVGDLAVAGSPGMRAESAARLRTTARVWAMRDSDDWIQDVPYLEVGGLGHGADPVTPEFGARVLSATGAVGHAGYFEPGTESLANFAEIGVGAYGAVSCADGVGACRAGLQALNTA; the protein is encoded by the coding sequence GTGACTCCCCTCGACTCGACTCCCCCACTCAACGTCTGGCGCGCCCTGCTCGCTCTTGCCGTCGTGTTCGTGCTGCTCGCGACCACCGGTTGGACCGCAGTACGAGATCAGCCCGGTCCCGGTGAGCCCAGGGACATCGCACTCGCCGCCTGGGCCAAGGACCGGATCAGGTCCCGCGCTCTGCCCGACGCCAACGCCACGCCCGAGCGACTGGCACGGTTCTTCGCTTCCACGGACATGCGAAGCGCGAGGGAGATCGCGGACCGGCACCCCTTGATCGTGGGCAACCTCGACGGCGCCCCGGTCACGCTGCGCTACCGCGCCAACCGGACGGCGCTGACCGAGGCACTCCGCGTGGAGGAGTCGCGTACGCATGATGCCCGGCTCTCCGCCGAGGGCCGGGGCGAGGCGAGGCGGCGGATGCACCGGTTCACCTCCCTGCTGCAGCCCGGTCGCCAGATCCTGGCCTTCGACCCCTCGGGCAAAGGCCGCGTCGCCGAGGTCTTCGGCGACCTCGAACGCGCGCAGCGGGTCTCGGTCGTCGTACCCGGCGTCGACACCAATCTGCTGACCTTCGAGAGGACCAACCGTAAGTACACGGCACCGGTGGGCATGGCACAGTCCCTCTACGAAGCCGAACGGACCGCCTCACCCACCACTCGGACCGCCGTGATCGCCTGGGCCGACTACAGCGCTCCGACCGGGGTGGGTCTGGACGCCTCGACCGGCAGGCTCGCCGCGACCGGCGCCGACCGGCTCGTGGCGCTGACCCGTTCGCTGCCCGGCACCGCCCGGGTATCGCTGTTCTGCCACAGCTACGGCTCGGTGGTCTGCGGTGTCGCCGCCAGTGAACTGCCGCGGCGGGTCGGCGACCTGGCGGTCGCAGGCAGCCCGGGGATGCGAGCCGAGAGCGCGGCACGGCTCAGGACCACGGCCCGGGTGTGGGCCATGCGCGACAGCGACGACTGGATCCAGGACGTGCCCTATCTGGAGGTCGGCGGGCTCGGCCACGGCGCGGACCCGGTCACACCCGAGTTCGGGGCGCGGGTGCTGTCCGCGACGGGCGCGGTGGGGCACGCCGGGTACTTCGAGCCCGGCACCGAGAGCCTGGCCAACTTCGCCGAGATAGGCGTCGGCGCATACGGCGCGGTGAGCTGCGCGGATGGTGTCGGCGCCTGCCGCGCCGGACTCCAGGCGCTGAACACGGCCTGA
- a CDS encoding DUF4429 domain-containing protein, which produces MGDVLAGNHADWEFERDSVLIRFARGNRGTPKLFQVLGERRVPLEALESVTLYPGKRGTIVLRAVPRPGADPLIDAADGQLPENCDPYRLVLPADRELIAEYYADQLRAVLPGPGGGAVPAASYLVQSVEAPLQFKAYDGKASFDGEKVTFRWSWTGASSAKWKAGDQTFAVSELTGVEWRSPDVFDGYLRLLRRPGDPALDGIPPGTPPAQADKDPAAVVFGLGYGPVHESLPFAAAVLEAIRGTSSSMAPVPSAHDPAGVAERMRHLGELHSAGLVTDEEFRAKKAELLAEL; this is translated from the coding sequence ATGGGTGATGTGCTGGCCGGAAACCATGCCGACTGGGAGTTCGAACGGGACTCCGTACTCATCCGCTTCGCACGGGGAAATCGCGGCACACCGAAGCTGTTCCAGGTTTTGGGCGAACGACGCGTCCCCCTCGAAGCGCTGGAGTCGGTGACGCTCTACCCGGGCAAGCGCGGCACGATCGTGCTGCGCGCGGTGCCGAGACCGGGCGCCGATCCGCTGATCGACGCCGCCGACGGCCAGCTCCCGGAGAACTGCGACCCCTACCGGTTGGTGCTGCCCGCCGACCGCGAGCTGATCGCCGAGTACTACGCGGACCAACTCCGCGCCGTGCTGCCCGGTCCTGGTGGGGGCGCGGTCCCCGCGGCTTCGTACCTGGTGCAGTCCGTCGAGGCACCGCTCCAGTTCAAGGCCTACGACGGCAAGGCCTCGTTCGATGGCGAGAAAGTGACGTTCCGCTGGTCCTGGACGGGCGCTTCGTCCGCCAAGTGGAAGGCCGGTGACCAGACCTTCGCGGTGTCCGAGCTGACCGGCGTGGAGTGGCGCTCCCCCGATGTCTTCGACGGGTACCTGCGGCTGCTGCGCCGCCCCGGTGACCCCGCCCTGGACGGCATCCCTCCGGGTACCCCGCCCGCGCAGGCCGACAAGGACCCGGCCGCGGTGGTGTTCGGCCTCGGATACGGGCCGGTCCATGAGTCGCTGCCATTCGCCGCGGCCGTGCTGGAGGCGATACGCGGCACTTCGTCGTCCATGGCTCCGGTGCCGTCCGCGCATGACCCGGCAGGGGTCGCGGAGCGGATGAGGCACCTCGGGGAGCTGCACAGCGCGGGGCTGGTGACGGACGAGGAGTTCCGCGCGAAGAAGGCGGAGTTGCTGGCAGAGCTGTAG
- a CDS encoding sensor histidine kinase, with protein MPQTNPPLRRYAIEALRGLAHPSPPPAAPPAGSPRRWRHRVPYFLVCVITAILLPTTAFHLIELYGANRGLAQLLAVGTAGPLLMIVHRPLQAWWIIFSFDIVCALNLAGTADHAIWPWPPPIIIGYLFLMLALALREPRRTLVAVWLLTGVVGFLLSQTATPVPDGRGNSGGDVLLFVLSGVVLFIGAAIRERRDAQRRLAEQETISEAERARRTLLEERTRIARELHDVVAHHMSVITVQADSAPYRIDGLPDAAREEFATIAISARESLTEMRRLLSVLRSEGSEGERAPQPGLDRIQQLVEATVRAGVPVALSLQSGLTESDDIPQSVDLSAYRIVQEALANVVRHAPGTTTRVSVTADDGHLTVLVVNAAATEPVAVLESAGTGHGLVGMRERVRLAGGTLDTGPLPDGGFRVAARMPLAPGASRTPAQSTVPTAKDPQ; from the coding sequence ATGCCCCAGACGAACCCTCCCCTCCGCCGGTACGCCATCGAGGCGCTGCGCGGTCTCGCGCACCCCTCGCCGCCACCGGCCGCACCGCCCGCCGGCTCTCCCCGGCGGTGGCGGCACAGGGTCCCCTACTTCCTCGTGTGCGTGATCACCGCGATCTTGCTGCCCACGACGGCGTTCCATCTCATCGAGCTGTACGGGGCCAATCGCGGGCTCGCCCAACTGCTCGCCGTCGGCACCGCCGGACCGCTGCTGATGATCGTGCACCGGCCGCTCCAGGCCTGGTGGATCATCTTCAGCTTCGACATCGTCTGCGCGCTCAACCTGGCAGGCACCGCCGACCACGCCATCTGGCCATGGCCGCCGCCGATCATCATCGGCTACCTCTTCCTGATGCTGGCTCTCGCCCTGCGCGAGCCACGCCGCACACTTGTCGCGGTGTGGCTGCTGACCGGCGTGGTCGGTTTCCTGCTGAGCCAGACCGCGACACCCGTCCCGGACGGGCGCGGCAACAGCGGCGGCGACGTGCTGCTCTTCGTGCTGAGCGGTGTGGTGCTGTTCATCGGCGCGGCCATCCGCGAACGCCGTGACGCCCAGCGCAGGCTGGCGGAGCAGGAGACCATCAGTGAGGCGGAGCGCGCCCGGCGCACGCTCCTGGAGGAACGGACCCGGATCGCGCGGGAGTTGCACGACGTAGTGGCGCACCACATGTCCGTGATCACCGTGCAGGCCGACTCGGCGCCGTACCGGATCGACGGCTTGCCCGACGCGGCCCGCGAGGAGTTCGCCACGATCGCCATCAGCGCCAGGGAGTCGCTCACCGAGATGCGCCGCCTGCTGTCCGTGCTGCGCAGCGAGGGTTCCGAGGGGGAGCGGGCACCGCAGCCCGGACTCGACCGGATCCAGCAGCTGGTCGAGGCGACGGTTCGCGCCGGGGTGCCGGTCGCGCTGTCGCTCCAGTCGGGGCTGACCGAGTCGGACGACATTCCGCAGTCGGTGGACCTGTCGGCGTACCGCATCGTGCAGGAGGCGCTCGCGAACGTCGTACGCCATGCCCCGGGTACGACGACCCGTGTGTCGGTGACCGCCGACGACGGCCATCTGACCGTTCTCGTGGTCAACGCAGCGGCGACCGAGCCCGTGGCGGTGCTGGAGAGCGCGGGGACCGGGCACGGTCTGGTGGGCATGCGGGAACGCGTACGGCTGGCCGGCGGCACCCTGGACACCGGGCCACTGCCGGACGGCGGCTTCCGAGTGGCCGCACGGATGCCGCTCGCACCCGGTGCCTCCCGTACTCCCGCCCAGTCCACTGTGCCGACCGCGAAGGACCCCCAGTGA
- a CDS encoding response regulator transcription factor codes for MTIRVIIVDDQAMVRAGFAALLSAQADIDVVGEAPDGRAGVRTARTTHPDVVLMDVRMPELDGLAAAREILSPPPGVVHVPKVLMLTTFDVDDYVHEALRAGASGFLLKDAPPADLISAVRVVAAGEALLAPSVTRRLIADFAAQRPAPRGGRAALRLGGLTPRETEVLELIARGLSNLQIAEQLVVAEQTVKTHVGRVLAKLGLRDRAQAVIFAYESGLVRPGGA; via the coding sequence GTGACGATCCGCGTGATCATCGTCGATGACCAGGCCATGGTGCGCGCGGGGTTCGCCGCGCTGCTGTCCGCGCAGGCGGACATCGACGTCGTGGGCGAGGCACCGGACGGCCGCGCGGGTGTCCGGACCGCCCGCACCACCCACCCCGACGTGGTCCTGATGGACGTGCGGATGCCGGAACTCGACGGGCTCGCGGCGGCCCGGGAGATCCTCTCGCCGCCGCCGGGCGTGGTCCATGTGCCGAAGGTGCTGATGCTGACCACCTTCGACGTGGACGACTATGTCCACGAGGCGCTGCGCGCGGGTGCTTCGGGGTTTCTGCTCAAGGACGCGCCACCGGCCGACCTGATCTCGGCGGTACGGGTGGTGGCCGCCGGCGAGGCACTCCTCGCGCCCTCGGTGACCCGCCGTCTGATCGCGGACTTCGCGGCACAGCGCCCCGCCCCGCGCGGGGGGCGCGCGGCGCTGCGGCTCGGCGGGCTCACCCCGCGTGAGACGGAGGTGCTGGAGCTGATCGCGCGGGGGTTGTCGAACCTGCAGATAGCGGAGCAGCTGGTCGTCGCCGAGCAGACGGTGAAGACACATGTGGGACGGGTACTGGCGAAGCTGGGTCTGCGGGACAGGGCGCAGGCGGTGATCTTCGCCTACGAGTCGGGGCTCGTACGGCCCGGCGGGGCGTGA